A single region of the Microcella sp. genome encodes:
- a CDS encoding alpha-amylase family protein produces MKATDTGDLWWKTAVIYCLDVETFMDSNDDGVGDFAGLAQRIDYLAELGVTCLWLMPFYPTPGRDDGYDVMDFYGVDPRLGHLGDLVEVVRTARDRGIRVIADLVVNHTSDQHPWFRDARSSRDSRYRDFYVWRDEVPAHQPEPVFPDEEDGVWHFDEKTEQYYLHNFYHHQPDLNLGNPRVVDEIAKIIGFWLELGLSGFRIDAVSYMLEEQADGDPHALVRSLRKYLSRRSGDAVMLGENNLPYDEQVPYFGQGDAEGLTMQFDFVGMQHLYLSLARHDARSFAATVSERPLVAEDAQWANFVRNHDELTLDKLTDAERAEVFAAFAPDDDMRLFDRGIRRRLPPMLDGDPRRVRMVYSLLFSLPGTPVIFYGEEIGMGENLAIAGRQSVRTPMQWSDGVAGGFSSSSRRGLARRVPGDGYGPAHVNAATQLTDPDSLLCFFQLLIRRYRSSTEIGWGSFEVLDHDSVGVFAHAMTGDQGAMIAVHNFAAEPAVVTITVPGASGETRLRELLADGECTTDDRGRVELALPGYGYRWLRVHRDDDVRLS; encoded by the coding sequence ATGAAGGCCACCGACACCGGAGATCTGTGGTGGAAGACAGCGGTCATCTACTGCCTCGACGTCGAGACGTTCATGGATTCGAACGACGACGGAGTCGGAGACTTCGCAGGGCTCGCACAGCGCATCGACTACCTCGCCGAGCTGGGCGTCACGTGCTTGTGGCTCATGCCCTTCTACCCCACCCCGGGTCGCGATGACGGCTATGACGTCATGGACTTCTACGGAGTCGACCCTCGACTGGGTCATCTGGGCGACCTGGTCGAAGTGGTGCGCACAGCCCGCGACCGCGGCATCAGGGTGATCGCCGACCTTGTCGTGAACCACACCTCAGACCAGCACCCCTGGTTTCGAGACGCTCGGTCGAGCCGCGACTCTCGGTATCGCGACTTCTACGTGTGGCGCGACGAGGTGCCCGCCCACCAGCCCGAACCGGTCTTTCCCGACGAAGAAGACGGAGTGTGGCACTTCGACGAGAAGACCGAGCAGTACTACTTGCACAACTTCTACCATCACCAGCCCGACCTCAATCTCGGAAACCCCCGCGTCGTCGACGAGATCGCGAAGATCATCGGGTTCTGGCTCGAACTGGGGTTGAGCGGGTTTCGCATCGACGCCGTCTCGTACATGCTCGAAGAGCAGGCCGATGGCGACCCCCACGCCCTCGTGAGGTCGTTGCGCAAATACCTGTCTCGCCGATCGGGCGACGCGGTCATGCTCGGTGAGAACAACCTGCCGTACGACGAGCAGGTGCCCTACTTCGGGCAGGGAGATGCCGAGGGCCTCACCATGCAGTTCGACTTCGTGGGCATGCAGCACCTCTACTTGTCGTTGGCTCGCCACGATGCGCGGTCGTTCGCCGCGACGGTGAGCGAGCGCCCCCTCGTGGCCGAAGACGCCCAGTGGGCCAACTTCGTGCGCAACCACGACGAGTTGACGCTCGACAAGCTCACCGACGCCGAGCGGGCAGAGGTGTTCGCCGCCTTCGCGCCCGACGACGACATGCGGCTCTTCGACCGCGGAATTCGGCGTCGACTGCCCCCGATGCTCGACGGAGACCCGCGCAGGGTGCGCATGGTCTACAGCCTGTTGTTCTCACTGCCGGGCACTCCGGTGATCTTCTATGGTGAAGAGATCGGCATGGGTGAGAACTTGGCGATTGCGGGCCGCCAATCAGTGCGCACGCCCATGCAATGGAGCGATGGGGTGGCCGGCGGGTTCTCGTCGTCGAGCCGTCGCGGGCTCGCCCGCCGGGTTCCTGGCGACGGATATGGGCCTGCACACGTCAACGCAGCAACCCAACTCACCGACCCTGACTCGCTGCTCTGCTTCTTTCAGCTGCTCATTCGGCGATACCGGTCATCGACAGAGATCGGGTGGGGTTCGTTCGAGGTGCTCGACCACGACAGCGTCGGCGTGTTCGCGCACGCGATGACGGGCGACCAGGGTGCGATGATCGCGGTGCACAACTTCGCCGCCGAGCCGGCGGTGGTGACGATCACGGTTCCGGGGGCCAGCGGCGAGACGCGACTGCGCGAACTGCTCGCAGACGGAGAGTGCACGACCGATGACCGCGGCCGCGTCGAACTGGCGCTGCCCGGCTATGGCTACCGCTGGCTTCGCGTGCACCGAGACGACGACGTGCGGTTGTCGTAG
- a CDS encoding TIGR03885 family FMN-dependent LLM class oxidoreductase produces the protein MTTLGYHASHEQLGPVALLDAVQLAERVGFTEAMCSDHFAPWSTRQGESAFAWSWLGAALQATSLRFGAVNAPGQRYHPAIIAQAIATLAAMYPDRIWTAFGSGENLNERITGDRWPSKDERNERLEQSVHVIRELLAGREVSLDGRVRVDRARLWTLPQYPVRLIAAAVTPETAAWAARWADGLITVNQSDAALRRVIDAYRDAGGGGAVMLQYHVAYADTHDRAVREAHEQWKTNVFAPPVCWDLDSPEAFEAAAQHVTPEQVQGSVFVSADASAHVDEVGRMLELGFDRVYLHQVPNDQQAFLEMAATHLIPAFAEISA, from the coding sequence ATGACGACACTGGGGTATCACGCATCGCACGAGCAACTCGGGCCGGTCGCCCTGCTTGACGCGGTGCAGCTCGCCGAGCGCGTCGGGTTCACCGAAGCCATGTGCTCAGACCACTTCGCCCCGTGGAGCACCCGCCAGGGCGAGTCGGCCTTCGCATGGTCGTGGCTCGGCGCCGCCCTGCAGGCGACCAGCCTGCGGTTTGGAGCCGTCAACGCCCCAGGGCAGCGATACCACCCGGCGATCATCGCTCAAGCCATCGCGACCCTCGCAGCCATGTATCCCGATCGCATCTGGACTGCTTTCGGCAGCGGCGAGAACCTCAACGAACGCATCACCGGTGACCGCTGGCCCTCGAAAGACGAACGCAACGAGCGGCTCGAGCAGAGCGTGCACGTCATCCGCGAGCTGCTCGCCGGGCGAGAGGTGAGCCTCGATGGTCGAGTGCGCGTCGATCGCGCCCGCCTCTGGACCTTGCCTCAGTACCCCGTGCGCCTGATCGCGGCCGCAGTCACGCCCGAGACCGCCGCCTGGGCCGCACGGTGGGCCGACGGGCTCATCACGGTCAACCAGTCTGACGCCGCGCTGCGCCGCGTCATCGACGCCTACCGCGATGCCGGCGGAGGCGGTGCCGTCATGCTGCAGTATCACGTCGCCTACGCCGACACTCACGACCGCGCGGTGCGCGAGGCGCACGAGCAGTGGAAGACCAACGTCTTCGCACCCCCCGTGTGCTGGGATCTCGACTCGCCCGAAGCGTTCGAAGCGGCCGCCCAGCACGTGACCCCCGAGCAGGTGCAGGGCTCGGTCTTCGTCTCGGCTGACGCGAGTGCGCATGTCGATGAAGTGGGCCGGATGCTCGAACTCGGGTTCGATCGCGTGTACCTGCACCAGGTGCCGAACGACCAGCAGGCGTTCTTGGAGATGGCCGCCACACACCTCATTCCTGCGTTTGCCGAGATCAGCGCATGA
- the rpmF gene encoding 50S ribosomal protein L32, whose amino-acid sequence MAVPKRKKSRANTHARRSQWKAEVPTLVKTVENGKVVYSLPHRAKVVEDSAGTPLYMEYKGRKVADV is encoded by the coding sequence ATGGCTGTTCCCAAGCGGAAGAAGTCGCGCGCCAACACCCACGCACGTCGTTCGCAGTGGAAGGCCGAGGTTCCTACCCTGGTCAAGACCGTCGAGAACGGCAAGGTCGTCTACAGCCTCCCGCACCGCGCGAAGGTCGTCGAAGACTCCGCGGGCACGCCCCTGTACATGGAGTACAAGGGCCGCAAGGTCGCCGACGTCTGA
- the rnc gene encoding ribonuclease III codes for MDPELLDLALTHRSWAYENGGVATNERLEFLGDAILGQAVTVMLYSTYPDLSEGDLAKRRASLVSAVALAEVAVSIGLGQHLKLGKGEELTGGRAKSSILADTVEAIIGAAYLDLGGEAATALVLRLIAPLLAEPDRFGASMDPKTSLQELAAHRNLGLPVYEITDDGPDHSKIFTATVVIGGERVASGEGTSKKQAEMGAALEAWTLLQSQR; via the coding sequence ATCGACCCAGAGCTGCTCGATCTGGCGCTCACCCACCGATCGTGGGCGTACGAGAACGGCGGAGTCGCCACCAACGAACGACTCGAATTTCTCGGCGACGCCATTCTCGGGCAGGCCGTCACGGTCATGCTCTACTCCACCTACCCCGACCTCAGCGAAGGCGACCTCGCCAAACGGCGCGCGTCGCTCGTCTCTGCCGTCGCGCTCGCCGAGGTGGCCGTGTCGATCGGCCTCGGCCAGCACCTCAAGCTCGGCAAAGGTGAAGAGCTCACCGGCGGTCGAGCCAAGTCGTCGATCCTCGCCGACACCGTCGAAGCGATCATCGGGGCCGCCTATCTCGATCTTGGCGGCGAAGCGGCGACAGCACTCGTGCTTCGCCTCATCGCACCATTGCTGGCAGAGCCCGACCGGTTCGGTGCCTCGATGGATCCGAAGACGTCGCTGCAAGAGCTCGCCGCCCATCGCAACCTCGGTCTGCCCGTGTACGAGATCACCGACGACGGTCCAGACCACTCCAAGATCTTCACCGCCACCGTCGTGATCGGCGGAGAGCGCGTCGCCTCGGGCGAGGGCACGAGCAAGAAGCAAGCCGAGATGGGTGCTGCGCTCGAGGCCTGGACTCTGCTGCAGTCGCAGCGCTGA
- the mutM gene encoding bifunctional DNA-formamidopyrimidine glycosylase/DNA-(apurinic or apyrimidinic site) lyase: MPELPEVEVVRHGLEPAVSGASIDDVDVLDLRSLRRHVGPSEDFIQRLTGATLVGAVRRGKFLWLPIVAADGAPRDALVVHLGMSGQVLLRTADAEASALTRVRLALTHPVHGPLRVDFVDQRIFGSMAIDELLPTPDGAAAGYGLPLASIPSQVAHIARDPLDAAFDERLYRRRLAAKRTTIKRALLDQTLISGIGNIYADEALWAARVHYDQPTETLSARKSGELLAEVRAVLRRALDEGGTSFDAQYVNVNGASGYFSHSLRAYGQQGRPCPRCGRLIVREQFMNRGSHFCPRCQRVR; the protein is encoded by the coding sequence GTGCCAGAGCTGCCCGAAGTCGAGGTGGTGCGTCATGGCCTCGAACCCGCCGTCAGCGGCGCGTCGATCGACGATGTCGACGTGCTCGACCTGCGGTCGCTGCGTCGACACGTCGGGCCCTCTGAAGACTTCATCCAGCGGCTGACCGGGGCGACTCTGGTCGGTGCTGTGCGTCGCGGCAAGTTTCTCTGGCTGCCGATCGTCGCGGCCGACGGGGCGCCCCGCGACGCGCTCGTGGTGCACCTCGGCATGAGCGGCCAAGTGCTGCTGCGCACCGCCGACGCCGAAGCCAGCGCGCTGACGCGCGTTCGGCTCGCGCTCACGCATCCGGTGCACGGCCCGCTGCGGGTCGACTTCGTCGATCAGCGCATCTTCGGTTCGATGGCCATCGACGAGCTGCTGCCGACGCCCGACGGGGCGGCGGCGGGGTACGGGCTGCCGCTGGCGAGCATCCCGAGTCAGGTGGCGCACATCGCGCGCGACCCGCTCGATGCGGCATTCGACGAGCGGCTCTACCGACGCCGCCTCGCGGCGAAGCGCACCACCATCAAGCGGGCGCTGCTCGACCAGACCCTCATCAGCGGCATCGGCAACATCTATGCAGACGAGGCGCTGTGGGCTGCGCGCGTGCACTACGACCAGCCCACCGAGACGCTCTCGGCGCGCAAGAGCGGCGAGCTGCTCGCTGAAGTGCGCGCAGTGCTGCGACGCGCCCTCGACGAGGGCGGCACCTCGTTCGACGCGCAGTATGTCAACGTCAACGGCGCGTCAGGCTACTTCAGCCACTCGTTGCGCGCCTACGGGCAGCAGGGCCGACCGTGCCCACGGTGCGGCCGACTCATCGTGCGCGAGCAGTTCATGAACCGGGGCTCGCACTTCTGCCCGCGCTGCCAGCGCGTCCGCTGA
- a CDS encoding DUF177 domain-containing protein, translating to MPATSSPYRVNVRDIVHRPGEMREKTLDVVAPEQLGAGAAVVAEGAELELDLRLEGLHDGILVTGQVRTTASADCVRCLEPVELPLQVDFQELFAYSPEVADDYQVHDNHVDCEPVVRDAVVLALPFQPVCRDDCPGLDPETGERLADHPERRPSETIDPRWAALEGFQAETD from the coding sequence ATGCCTGCCACCTCGAGCCCCTACCGCGTCAATGTGCGCGACATCGTGCACCGCCCCGGCGAGATGCGCGAGAAGACGCTCGACGTCGTTGCGCCCGAGCAGCTCGGTGCGGGCGCCGCCGTCGTCGCCGAGGGGGCTGAGCTCGAACTCGACCTGCGGCTCGAGGGCCTTCACGACGGCATTCTCGTCACCGGTCAGGTGCGCACGACCGCCAGTGCCGACTGCGTTCGGTGCCTCGAACCGGTCGAACTGCCCCTCCAAGTCGATTTTCAGGAGCTTTTCGCGTATTCTCCTGAGGTTGCCGATGACTACCAGGTTCACGATAACCACGTGGATTGTGAACCGGTCGTTCGCGACGCGGTAGTGCTCGCACTGCCGTTCCAGCCGGTGTGCCGAGACGATTGCCCGGGGCTCGACCCCGAAACGGGCGAGCGCCTCGCAGACCATCCGGAACGGCGGCCGAGCGAGACCATCGATCCCCGGTGGGCCGCGCTCGAAGGCTTTCAGGCCGAAACAGACTGA
- a CDS encoding GNAT family N-acetyltransferase, which yields MSEIAISEVPIPESVDAPDAADFIAAIGVRTAVNAHDSGTDDESRPPEEMLPGWRKQEFEPKRLFIARRDGQVVGRGVAEYRLGEAEDTAWLLAEVVPSARGQGVGRAIAEHVESVVREAGKRRAIVYAPCWKVGGDRLAAPTGFGDVAADTAETRLLLSMGYRLEQVERGSRLMLPLDETALQLVHDEAAEIAGPDYRVHLFGDRTPERWREDIAHLLTRMSTDAPSAGLEEPEDPWTVERLLADEEEEADGPRTAFVAAVEHVPTGRLAGFTELVAPDDMTRPVDQEDTIVLIEHRGHRLGLLLKAANLLHLQRVRPGHPSVVTYNAEENRPMLDVNEALGFVPFVYEGAWRKDL from the coding sequence ATGAGTGAGATCGCGATCAGCGAGGTGCCGATACCCGAGAGCGTCGACGCGCCCGACGCCGCAGACTTCATCGCGGCCATCGGGGTGCGCACCGCGGTCAATGCTCACGATTCGGGCACCGACGACGAGTCGCGCCCGCCCGAAGAGATGCTGCCCGGCTGGCGCAAGCAAGAGTTCGAGCCGAAGAGGCTGTTCATCGCGCGCCGCGACGGGCAGGTGGTGGGCAGGGGTGTCGCCGAGTATCGGCTGGGCGAGGCAGAAGACACCGCGTGGCTGCTGGCCGAGGTCGTGCCCTCCGCTCGCGGTCAGGGTGTCGGCCGCGCCATCGCCGAGCATGTGGAATCGGTCGTGCGAGAGGCGGGCAAGCGCCGCGCCATCGTCTACGCACCGTGCTGGAAGGTCGGCGGCGATCGCCTTGCCGCACCGACCGGGTTCGGCGACGTCGCTGCCGACACGGCCGAGACGCGGCTGCTGCTCTCGATGGGCTACCGGCTGGAGCAGGTCGAGCGCGGCAGCCGACTGATGCTGCCGCTCGACGAGACGGCGCTGCAGCTCGTGCACGATGAGGCGGCCGAGATCGCGGGGCCCGACTACCGCGTGCACCTGTTCGGCGACCGCACTCCCGAGCGCTGGCGAGAAGACATCGCCCACCTGCTCACCCGCATGAGCACCGACGCGCCGAGTGCCGGGCTCGAAGAGCCCGAAGACCCGTGGACGGTCGAGCGGCTGCTCGCCGACGAAGAAGAAGAAGCCGATGGCCCTCGCACGGCCTTTGTGGCCGCCGTCGAGCACGTGCCGACCGGCAGACTCGCCGGGTTCACCGAACTGGTCGCGCCCGACGACATGACGCGACCCGTCGATCAAGAAGACACGATCGTGCTCATCGAGCACCGCGGGCATCGCCTGGGCCTGCTGCTCAAGGCCGCGAATCTGCTGCACCTGCAGAGGGTTCGCCCCGGGCATCCCTCGGTGGTCACCTACAACGCAGAAGAGAACCGTCCGATGCTCGATGTGAACGAGGCCCTCGGATTCGTTCCCTTCGTCTATGAGGGGGCGTGGCGCAAAGACCTCTAA
- a CDS encoding AAA family ATPase, which yields MHLKSLTLKGFKSFAQSTTFQFEPGVTCVVGPNGSGKSNVVDALAWVMGEQGAKTLRGGKMEDVIFAGTATRGPLGRAEVQLTIDNADGALPIEYSEVTISRTLFRNGGSEYAINGTACRLLDVQELLSDSGLGREMHVIVGQGQLDAVLHASPEDRRGFIEEAAGILKHRRRKEKTVRKLEAMQANLTRLSDLAGEIRRQLTPLGRQAEIAREAQTIAAIVRDARARLLADEISTLRASLADHARTESERTSERIVVQSQLDQTRLRVQHIESQQVGDAVDDARRIAFELEQVQERVRSLASLTQQKLTLLSQQAELPGMSSTITQAHVDEARAEAESLRDGVAAAEAGVGEVAARTATVRAALDALDEEIAAQSALVSQHDLELAALAGRVDVARSTLAAARGELLRQQNALEAAAARQESTRAELAALPEVDLGDGTDESRALDAALADADERVGELTTRIDTERDALHSLERERDALAARVSALSQAIDTGAGASGLVGSSGIRGLVSDHVQVTAGFEAAIAAALGTLADAALADDLDAGLAAIERAHAADAGRVDVVLASVSAQTAPLAAVSGLTPAVQVVTAPDGVLSLLARTFIADDLAAARAAWPAVQKLDVADTVSVVTKQGDVLTRSVLRGGSGAGRSRLELAAECDAASERLTAVTTGIERARGVLDESRSALAAAKQHAADALAAVRDQDAQRAARSEQVSRARAQAEAADAEAARLGLGVDAARESVHEAEAAVERAQAEHEAFAARPRPMLDASSRDALVVDLEAARAAELERRIELETVRERVRAAREAAEQLERRRLAEKTAADEAARRAVLRQHQVQRATAVAAALPAVQQSIDRSVAEARVVLAQREAERSAQNDELLELRRTESSLRERLASITEGVHGLELQIYEKKLHLTQLLERAGEELGLVEEVLLAEYGPHVLVPDDEALTEAARAVADAIAAEAASRVDPDPDAPAFDPTSDDESERVAAIVEQSRATTSAESAAHDANDAGESHLPTVVHATGKPFDRGEQQARLARAERKLSQLGRVNPLALEEFAALEQRHKFLTEQLTDLANTRRDLLTIIDEVDATMQTIFAAAFADTQASFDVVFPILFPGGSGSLTLTDPENMLTTGIEVTVKPAGKKIERLSLLSGGERSLAAVALLIAIFKARPSPFYIMDEVEAALDDANLGRLLTIFRDLRQSSQLIIITHQKRTMEIADALYGVSMRQDGVSAVVGQRVQAADEGTL from the coding sequence GTGCATCTGAAGTCGCTGACCCTCAAGGGCTTCAAGTCGTTCGCGCAGTCGACCACCTTCCAGTTCGAGCCAGGCGTCACGTGCGTCGTCGGCCCCAACGGTTCGGGCAAGTCGAACGTCGTCGACGCGCTCGCCTGGGTCATGGGCGAGCAGGGGGCGAAGACGCTGCGCGGCGGCAAGATGGAAGACGTCATCTTCGCCGGCACTGCCACGCGCGGTCCGCTCGGTCGGGCCGAGGTGCAGCTGACGATCGACAACGCCGACGGCGCGCTGCCCATCGAATACAGCGAGGTCACGATCTCGCGCACCCTGTTTCGCAACGGCGGCAGCGAGTATGCGATCAACGGCACAGCCTGCCGCCTGCTCGACGTGCAAGAGCTGCTGAGCGACTCGGGGCTGGGCCGCGAAATGCACGTCATCGTCGGGCAGGGCCAGCTCGATGCCGTGCTGCACGCGAGCCCCGAAGATCGTCGCGGATTCATCGAAGAGGCGGCGGGCATCTTGAAGCATCGCCGCCGCAAAGAGAAGACGGTGCGCAAGCTCGAGGCCATGCAGGCGAACCTCACCCGGTTGAGCGACTTGGCTGGCGAGATCAGACGTCAGCTAACTCCGTTGGGGCGGCAGGCTGAAATCGCGCGCGAGGCGCAGACGATCGCCGCGATCGTTCGGGATGCCCGCGCGAGGCTCCTCGCCGACGAGATCTCGACGCTGCGCGCGTCGCTGGCCGATCACGCCCGCACCGAGAGCGAGCGCACGAGTGAGCGCATCGTCGTGCAGAGCCAGCTCGATCAGACTCGATTGCGGGTGCAGCACATCGAGTCTCAGCAGGTCGGTGACGCGGTCGATGACGCGCGTCGCATCGCGTTCGAGCTCGAGCAGGTGCAAGAGCGGGTGCGCAGCCTGGCGAGCCTCACGCAGCAGAAGCTCACGCTGCTGAGTCAGCAGGCAGAGCTGCCGGGAATGTCGTCGACGATCACGCAGGCTCATGTCGACGAGGCGCGGGCCGAGGCCGAGTCGCTGCGCGACGGGGTCGCAGCGGCCGAGGCCGGCGTGGGCGAGGTCGCGGCTCGCACGGCCACGGTGCGCGCCGCGCTCGATGCCCTCGATGAAGAGATCGCGGCGCAGAGCGCGCTCGTGTCGCAGCACGATCTCGAGCTCGCGGCGCTCGCCGGCCGGGTCGACGTCGCTCGCTCGACACTGGCTGCTGCGCGCGGCGAGCTGCTGCGGCAGCAGAACGCCCTCGAAGCCGCCGCTGCCCGTCAAGAGTCGACGAGGGCCGAGCTGGCGGCGCTGCCTGAGGTCGATCTGGGCGACGGCACCGACGAGTCGCGCGCTCTCGATGCCGCCCTGGCCGACGCCGACGAGCGCGTGGGTGAACTCACGACGCGCATCGACACCGAGCGTGACGCCCTGCATTCGCTCGAGCGCGAGCGCGACGCTCTCGCGGCCAGGGTGAGCGCCCTCTCGCAGGCGATCGACACCGGGGCTGGCGCGAGCGGACTGGTCGGCTCGTCGGGCATTCGCGGGCTCGTGAGCGATCACGTGCAGGTGACGGCCGGGTTCGAGGCGGCGATCGCCGCGGCACTCGGAACCCTTGCCGACGCGGCGCTCGCCGACGACCTCGACGCGGGGCTCGCGGCGATCGAGCGGGCGCACGCGGCCGACGCCGGGCGCGTCGACGTGGTGCTCGCATCCGTGTCGGCGCAGACTGCGCCCTTGGCCGCCGTGAGCGGTCTCACGCCGGCGGTGCAGGTCGTGACGGCTCCCGATGGCGTGCTGTCGCTGCTCGCTCGCACCTTCATCGCCGACGATCTCGCTGCAGCGCGAGCGGCATGGCCGGCAGTGCAGAAGCTCGACGTCGCCGACACTGTGAGCGTCGTCACGAAGCAGGGCGATGTGCTCACGCGCTCAGTGCTACGGGGCGGCTCTGGTGCCGGCCGCAGCCGACTCGAGCTCGCCGCAGAGTGCGACGCCGCATCTGAGCGCCTCACTGCTGTCACGACGGGCATCGAGCGTGCTCGCGGCGTGCTCGACGAGTCGCGCTCGGCTCTCGCCGCCGCGAAGCAGCACGCCGCAGACGCTCTCGCCGCGGTGCGCGATCAGGATGCCCAGCGCGCGGCCCGCAGCGAGCAGGTCTCTCGTGCTCGAGCGCAGGCCGAGGCCGCCGACGCAGAGGCAGCACGGCTCGGCCTCGGGGTGGATGCCGCCCGCGAGTCGGTGCACGAGGCCGAGGCCGCAGTCGAGCGCGCGCAGGCCGAGCACGAGGCGTTCGCCGCCCGCCCCCGGCCGATGCTCGATGCGAGTTCGCGCGACGCTCTCGTGGTCGACCTCGAGGCTGCGCGCGCCGCTGAGCTTGAGCGTCGCATCGAGCTCGAGACGGTTCGTGAGCGTGTGCGCGCGGCGCGCGAGGCCGCCGAGCAGCTCGAGAGGCGTCGCCTCGCCGAGAAGACTGCCGCCGATGAGGCGGCGCGCCGCGCGGTGCTGCGTCAGCACCAGGTGCAGCGTGCGACGGCAGTGGCCGCGGCGCTGCCTGCGGTGCAGCAGTCGATCGATCGCTCGGTGGCCGAGGCTCGCGTCGTTCTCGCGCAGCGCGAGGCCGAGCGCTCGGCGCAGAACGATGAGCTGCTCGAGCTGCGGCGCACCGAGTCGTCGTTGCGTGAGCGCCTCGCGTCGATCACCGAGGGGGTTCACGGCCTCGAGCTGCAGATCTATGAGAAGAAGCTGCACCTCACGCAGCTGCTCGAGCGCGCGGGGGAGGAGCTGGGGCTCGTCGAAGAGGTGCTGCTCGCCGAGTACGGCCCGCACGTGCTCGTGCCAGACGACGAGGCCCTCACCGAGGCCGCGCGGGCGGTGGCCGACGCGATCGCCGCCGAGGCGGCCTCACGTGTCGACCCCGATCCCGATGCGCCCGCGTTCGACCCCACCTCAGATGACGAGTCAGAGCGGGTCGCGGCGATCGTCGAGCAGTCGCGTGCAACAACGTCGGCAGAATCGGCCGCCCACGACGCGAATGACGCCGGCGAGTCACACCTGCCGACAGTTGTGCACGCGACGGGCAAGCCCTTCGACCGCGGCGAGCAGCAAGCCCGCCTGGCGCGAGCCGAGCGCAAGCTCAGCCAGCTCGGCCGCGTCAATCCGCTCGCGCTCGAAGAGTTCGCCGCCCTCGAGCAGCGGCATAAGTTCTTGACCGAGCAGCTCACCGACCTCGCGAACACTCGCCGCGACCTGCTGACGATCATCGACGAGGTCGATGCGACGATGCAGACGATCTTCGCGGCGGCCTTCGCCGACACGCAGGCGTCGTTCGATGTGGTGTTCCCCATCCTGTTCCCTGGCGGGTCGGGCAGTCTCACCCTCACCGACCCCGAGAACATGCTCACGACGGGCATCGAGGTGACGGTCAAGCCGGCGGGCAAGAAGATCGAGCGCCTCAGCCTGTTGAGCGGCGGCGAGCGATCGCTCGCGGCGGTCGCCCTGCTCATTGCGATCTTCAAGGCCCGACCGAGCCCGTTCTACATCATGGACGAGGTCGAGGCTGCTCTCGACGACGCGAACCTTGGGCGTTTGCTGACGATCTTCCGTGATCTTCGTCAATCGTCGCAGCTCATCATCATCACCCACCAGAAGCGCACGATGGAGATCGCAGACGCTCTCTACGGCGTCAGCATGCGGCAAGACGGGGTCAGCGCGGTCGTCGGCCAACGCGTGCAGGCCGCCGACGAGGGCACTCTATAA